One [Clostridium] saccharolyticum WM1 DNA segment encodes these proteins:
- the uxaC gene encoding glucuronate isomerase gives MKQFMDKDFLLSTDSAKALFHTYGENMPIVDYHCHINPQEIYEDRKFDTITQVWLGGDHYKWRQMRSCGVDETYITGNASDREKFQKWAETLPKLIGNPLYHWSHLELQRYFGYTGHLNGSTAEEVWNLCNKKLGEDSMSVRNLIRQSNVKLICTTDDPADSLEWHQKIAADPTFEIKVLPAWRPDKAMNIEKPDFASYMAKLSAVSGVGIKDFASLKTALKNRMEFFASQGCSVSDHALEYVMYAPAGEEELDAIFAKGLAGKAITKEEELKYKTAFMLFVAKEYNRKGWVMQLHYGCKRDNNALMFEKLGPDTGFDCINNYAPSAQMADFLNALSANDEIPKTIIYSLNPNDNASIGTILGCFQSKFPGKIQQGSAWWFNDHKAGMTEQMISLANLGALGNFIGMLTDSRSFLSYTRHEYFRRILCELIGGWVDNGEYPDDQEALKEIIEGISYNNTVKYFNFDI, from the coding sequence ATGAAACAGTTTATGGACAAAGACTTTTTACTGTCTACCGACTCAGCCAAAGCTCTTTTTCACACCTATGGAGAAAATATGCCCATCGTAGATTATCACTGCCATATCAATCCGCAGGAAATCTACGAAGACCGGAAGTTCGATACCATCACCCAGGTATGGTTAGGGGGCGATCATTACAAATGGCGTCAGATGCGCTCCTGCGGCGTTGATGAAACGTATATTACCGGGAATGCTTCCGATCGTGAAAAATTCCAGAAATGGGCGGAGACCCTGCCAAAGCTCATCGGCAATCCTCTGTATCACTGGAGCCACTTGGAGCTTCAGAGATATTTCGGCTATACCGGTCATTTAAACGGAAGCACCGCAGAGGAGGTATGGAATTTATGCAATAAAAAGCTTGGTGAGGATTCCATGAGCGTGCGCAATCTCATCAGACAGTCTAATGTCAAGCTGATCTGCACCACCGATGACCCTGCCGATTCCCTGGAATGGCATCAGAAAATAGCCGCTGACCCCACCTTTGAAATAAAAGTCCTTCCCGCCTGGAGACCTGACAAGGCCATGAACATTGAAAAACCGGATTTTGCTTCCTACATGGCAAAACTATCTGCTGTAAGCGGCGTGGGAATCAAGGATTTTGCCTCCTTAAAAACAGCGTTAAAAAACCGTATGGAATTCTTCGCAAGCCAGGGCTGCAGCGTATCCGACCATGCGCTTGAATATGTCATGTATGCACCTGCCGGGGAAGAGGAACTTGATGCAATCTTTGCAAAGGGCCTTGCGGGAAAAGCCATCACAAAGGAAGAGGAGTTAAAATACAAGACCGCCTTCATGCTGTTTGTTGCAAAGGAATACAACCGCAAGGGCTGGGTGATGCAGCTTCATTATGGCTGCAAGCGTGACAACAACGCCCTGATGTTTGAAAAGCTTGGTCCTGATACTGGTTTTGACTGCATCAACAACTATGCTCCTTCCGCGCAAATGGCTGATTTCTTAAATGCATTAAGCGCAAACGACGAGATACCAAAAACCATCATTTACTCCTTAAATCCCAATGACAATGCTTCCATTGGCACCATTCTGGGCTGCTTCCAGAGCAAGTTCCCCGGTAAGATCCAACAAGGCTCTGCATGGTGGTTCAACGATCATAAGGCAGGCATGACGGAACAGATGATTTCTCTGGCAAACCTAGGAGCCCTTGGTAATTTCATCGGAATGCTCACGGATTCCAGAAGCTTCTTATCATATACAAGACATGAGTACTTCCGCAGGATCCTTTGTGAGCTTATCGGAGGATGGGTGGATAACGGAGAGTATCCGGATGACCAGGAGGCACTGAAAGAAATCATTGAGGGTATTTCCTATAACAATACGGTCAAGTATTTTAATTTTGACATCTGA
- the rsxC gene encoding electron transport complex subunit RsxC, with translation MGLATFKGGIHPYEGKELSENKPVQVLQPKGEMVFPLSQHIGAPAKPLVAAGDQVLVGQKIGEPGGFISACVISSVSGTVKTIEPRLVANGSMVQSVIIENDGKYQTVEGFGKERDPKSLSKEEIRNLVKEAGVVGLGGAGFPSHVKLTPKDESKIDTVIVNGAECEPYLTSDYRMMLEEPESIIKGLTIILQLFDNAKGVIAIESNKPEAIKQMTELVKDEPRITVCPLQTKYPQGGERTLIYAVTGRKINSTMLPADAGCMVDNVDTVISIYNAVAKSIPLIRRIITVTGDAIANPQNYNVRIGTSYTELLEASGGFQAEPAKVISGGPMMGQALFDYNVPVTKTSSALTCLTKDEVAEHAPSACIRCGRCVKVCPGNIVPQMIMEAAERSDMERFIKLNGMECCECGCCAYICPARRPLTQAFKEMRKEVAASRKKA, from the coding sequence ATGGGTCTGGCTACATTTAAAGGCGGCATTCATCCTTATGAAGGAAAAGAATTGTCGGAAAACAAACCTGTACAAGTGCTGCAGCCAAAAGGCGAGATGGTGTTCCCGCTGTCCCAGCATATCGGCGCACCGGCGAAGCCTTTGGTGGCAGCGGGTGATCAGGTGCTGGTTGGACAGAAGATCGGAGAGCCGGGGGGCTTTATTTCCGCCTGCGTGATCAGTTCCGTTTCAGGAACAGTAAAAACCATTGAGCCAAGGCTGGTGGCCAACGGTTCTATGGTCCAGTCCGTTATTATTGAAAACGACGGGAAGTATCAGACGGTAGAAGGTTTTGGCAAAGAGCGTGATCCAAAATCTCTGTCGAAGGAAGAGATCAGGAACCTTGTTAAAGAAGCTGGGGTCGTAGGACTTGGGGGTGCGGGATTTCCAAGCCATGTGAAGCTGACACCAAAAGACGAATCAAAAATTGATACGGTCATCGTCAATGGTGCGGAGTGCGAGCCGTACCTGACTTCCGATTACCGGATGATGTTGGAAGAGCCGGAAAGCATCATCAAAGGGCTTACGATAATCCTTCAATTATTTGATAACGCGAAGGGAGTGATTGCCATTGAGAGCAACAAGCCCGAAGCCATCAAGCAGATGACAGAGCTTGTAAAGGATGAGCCCAGGATCACCGTCTGTCCTTTACAGACCAAATATCCTCAGGGCGGAGAACGTACTCTGATTTATGCCGTAACAGGGCGGAAGATCAATTCCACCATGCTTCCGGCAGATGCAGGCTGTATGGTAGACAATGTAGATACGGTGATTTCTATTTATAATGCTGTTGCAAAGAGCATTCCCCTGATCCGCCGGATCATTACAGTAACAGGGGATGCCATAGCAAATCCACAGAACTATAATGTGAGGATCGGAACCAGCTATACAGAGCTTTTAGAAGCATCCGGCGGCTTTCAGGCAGAGCCTGCAAAGGTAATTTCCGGAGGGCCCATGATGGGACAGGCCTTGTTTGACTATAATGTTCCCGTTACAAAAACCTCATCCGCCCTTACCTGCCTGACAAAGGACGAGGTGGCGGAACATGCGCCCAGTGCCTGTATCCGCTGCGGAAGATGCGTAAAGGTATGTCCGGGTAATATCGTCCCCCAGATGATTATGGAAGCGGCGGAGCGGTCTGACATGGAGCGGTTTATCAAATTAAACGGCATGGAATGCTGCGAATGCGGATGCTGTGCCTATATCTGCCCTGCCAGAAGGCCTCTTACCCAGGCATTTAAAGAGATGCGCAAAGAAGTTGCGGCAAGCAGAAAGAAAGCGTAG
- a CDS encoding RnfABCDGE type electron transport complex subunit D has product MSKLLNVSSSPHARDQVTTQNIMLDVAIAMIPASAYGVYQFGIKAALILFVSVLSCVLSEYVFESLMGKPVTIQDGSALVTGLILGLNMPPAIPLWIPFLGGVFAIIVVKQLYGGLGQNFMNPALAARCFLLISFAGKMTTFTYNDAVAGATPLAALKAGEAVDLTAMFIGKISGTIGEVSVIALLLGAAYLLFRRIISIRIPAAYLITFAIFVFIFGRHDVTYVLTHLCGGGLIFGAFFMATDYVTSPITPKGQLLFGILLGVLTGLFRLFGGSAEGVSYAIIISNILVPLIEKISLPVAFGKEGK; this is encoded by the coding sequence ATGAGTAAATTGTTAAATGTATCATCATCGCCTCATGCCAGGGATCAGGTTACAACACAGAATATTATGCTGGATGTTGCCATTGCCATGATTCCTGCATCTGCGTATGGTGTATATCAGTTTGGAATAAAAGCGGCCTTAATCTTGTTTGTAAGCGTATTGTCCTGTGTACTCAGCGAATACGTATTTGAATCCCTTATGGGAAAACCCGTTACCATACAAGACGGAAGTGCCCTGGTAACCGGGTTGATTCTGGGTCTTAACATGCCCCCGGCCATCCCTTTATGGATACCGTTTCTGGGCGGTGTATTTGCCATTATTGTAGTGAAGCAGCTTTATGGCGGCCTTGGTCAGAACTTCATGAACCCGGCTCTGGCTGCAAGATGCTTCCTGCTTATCTCTTTTGCAGGCAAGATGACCACGTTTACATACAATGATGCGGTTGCAGGCGCCACTCCTCTTGCGGCTTTAAAGGCAGGAGAAGCCGTTGACTTAACAGCTATGTTTATTGGAAAGATTTCGGGTACCATTGGCGAGGTGTCAGTGATCGCACTGCTGCTGGGTGCAGCCTACCTTTTGTTCAGAAGGATAATTTCCATAAGGATCCCGGCAGCTTATCTCATTACCTTTGCAATATTTGTATTTATTTTCGGCCGTCATGATGTGACGTATGTTCTGACTCACTTATGCGGCGGCGGTCTTATATTCGGTGCATTCTTTATGGCAACCGATTATGTGACCAGTCCCATCACTCCAAAAGGACAGCTTCTTTTCGGCATTCTCCTGGGGGTACTTACCGGATTGTTCCGTCTTTTCGGCGGTTCTGCGGAAGGCGTTTCCTATGCCATCATCATCAGCAACATCCTGGTTCCCCTGATTGAGAAAATCTCTCTTCCTGTAGCATTTGGAAAGGAGGGCAAGTAA
- a CDS encoding bifunctional 2-keto-4-hydroxyglutarate aldolase/2-keto-3-deoxy-6-phosphogluconate aldolase produces MKKEQVLSKMKKDCLVAVVRAKDFEQGEKVVDAIIAGGINFIEITMTMDEGNPIEFIAKMSEKYRKNADVVIGAGTVLDPETARAAILAGANYVVSPGLNVETIKLCNRYRVPMLPGVMTPTEAITALECGCDVIKIFPGNIMGPEAISSFKGPLPQGDFMPSGGVDVDNVDKWIKAGAYAVGTGSSLTKGAKTGDFAAVTAKAKEFVEAVAAARK; encoded by the coding sequence ATGAAAAAAGAACAGGTTTTATCAAAGATGAAAAAAGACTGTCTGGTTGCTGTTGTTCGCGCAAAAGACTTTGAGCAGGGCGAAAAGGTAGTTGATGCCATCATTGCTGGCGGCATCAATTTCATTGAAATCACTATGACTATGGATGAAGGAAATCCAATTGAATTCATCGCAAAAATGTCTGAAAAATATAGAAAAAATGCAGATGTGGTTATTGGAGCAGGTACGGTTCTTGACCCGGAGACAGCAAGAGCTGCTATCCTTGCAGGGGCAAACTACGTTGTAAGCCCCGGCTTAAACGTTGAGACGATTAAGCTGTGCAACCGTTACAGAGTGCCTATGCTTCCAGGTGTTATGACGCCAACCGAAGCAATTACAGCATTGGAGTGCGGCTGTGACGTGATCAAGATCTTCCCAGGCAACATCATGGGACCGGAAGCGATCAGCTCCTTTAAAGGCCCCCTTCCCCAGGGTGACTTCATGCCATCCGGCGGTGTTGACGTTGATAACGTGGATAAGTGGATCAAGGCAGGAGCTTATGCCGTTGGTACCGGAAGCAGCCTGACAAAGGGCGCCAAGACCGGTGATTTTGCCGCAGTTACAGCAAAGGCAAAGGAATTCGTTGAGGCAGTGGCCGCTGCACGTAAATAA
- the rsxA gene encoding electron transport complex subunit RsxA — protein MKELLLIAIGSALVNNVVLSQFLGLCPFLGVSKNVKTSAGMGAAVIFVITIAAFVTSVIYKGVLVNLHLEFLQTIVFILVIAALVQFVEMFLKKSMPALYEALGVYLPLITTNCAVLGVALTNVQKGYNILESVVNGVGISVGFTIAIVMLAGIRERIEYNDVPHSFKGSPIVLITSGLMAIAFFGFSGLIK, from the coding sequence ATGAAAGAATTGTTATTGATTGCCATTGGTTCCGCATTGGTCAACAACGTAGTGCTCAGTCAGTTTCTGGGACTTTGTCCATTCCTTGGAGTTTCCAAAAATGTGAAGACCTCTGCCGGCATGGGCGCAGCTGTAATTTTCGTAATTACCATTGCGGCATTTGTGACCAGCGTCATATACAAGGGAGTCCTGGTAAATCTGCATCTGGAGTTTTTACAGACCATTGTGTTTATCCTGGTTATCGCGGCTCTGGTGCAGTTTGTAGAAATGTTTTTAAAGAAATCCATGCCGGCACTCTATGAAGCCCTGGGAGTGTATCTTCCTTTAATAACCACCAACTGTGCAGTGTTAGGCGTGGCCCTGACCAATGTACAGAAGGGATATAACATTCTGGAAAGTGTTGTCAACGGAGTGGGTATTTCCGTAGGCTTTACCATTGCCATTGTCATGCTGGCAGGTATCCGTGAAAGGATCGAATACAATGACGTTCCCCATTCCTTTAAGGGTTCCCCCATTGTCCTGATTACCTCCGGCCTGATGGCAATCGCATTTTTCGGATTTTCCGGATTAATTAAATAA
- a CDS encoding LacI family DNA-binding transcriptional regulator, translating into MNIYDVSKHAHVSIATVSRVINGNPNVSEKTRKRVLAVMEELGYTPNVFARSLGLNSMKTIGIMCADSSDPWLAEAIYYLEKELRGNGYDSILCCTGYLPETKKKYLELLRSKRVDAIILTGSHYIEAKPKDNAYLLEAAKDLPIMLVNGSLNGEQIYSTVCDDHAAVYDAALQLYRSGRTSVLYLYSGSSFSNLRKISGYRAAVKDAGYAIREELMVLCHKDLDAALERLDTLSRSGVHFDAVLASEDILAVAAVKYADKAGLKIPQDLSIIGYNNSILSRCTTPEITSVDNKVEALCTTTVNTLMKVLEMGNVPTKTTITPELMKRGTTDF; encoded by the coding sequence TTGAATATCTATGATGTTTCCAAACATGCTCACGTATCGATTGCCACCGTCTCCCGTGTCATCAACGGAAATCCCAATGTCAGCGAGAAGACCAGAAAGCGAGTCCTTGCCGTTATGGAAGAGCTTGGCTATACCCCCAATGTATTTGCCAGAAGCCTGGGATTAAATTCCATGAAGACCATAGGGATCATGTGCGCGGATTCTTCCGACCCCTGGCTGGCGGAAGCCATCTACTATCTGGAAAAGGAGCTAAGGGGCAACGGTTATGATTCCATACTCTGCTGTACCGGCTATCTTCCGGAAACAAAAAAGAAATATTTAGAGCTTTTACGTTCTAAGCGGGTGGACGCCATCATACTGACCGGATCCCATTATATAGAAGCAAAGCCAAAGGACAATGCCTACCTTTTAGAGGCTGCGAAGGATCTTCCCATTATGCTGGTTAACGGAAGCCTTAATGGAGAACAGATCTACAGTACGGTTTGTGACGACCATGCCGCAGTTTATGATGCGGCTTTACAGCTTTACCGCTCCGGCCGTACTTCAGTGCTTTACCTCTATTCCGGAAGCTCCTTCAGCAATTTGCGTAAGATTTCCGGCTACCGGGCTGCCGTAAAAGATGCGGGGTATGCGATCCGGGAAGAGCTTATGGTGCTCTGCCACAAAGACCTGGATGCTGCCTTGGAACGGCTGGACACGCTCTCCCGCTCCGGCGTCCATTTTGATGCGGTGCTGGCTTCAGAAGATATTCTAGCCGTTGCTGCCGTAAAATATGCAGACAAGGCGGGACTTAAGATCCCCCAGGATTTAAGCATCATCGGATACAACAACTCCATCCTGTCCAGGTGCACAACTCCGGAAATCACTTCCGTGGACAATAAGGTGGAAGCCCTTTGCACCACCACGGTAAACACTCTGATGAAGGTACTGGAGATGGGCAACGTACCAACGAAAACCACCATCACTCCGGAGTTAATGAAACGAGGTACTACTGATTTTTAA
- a CDS encoding IclR family transcriptional regulator has product MKLNRTTQRTVEILKLISRTSEGATLDDLCEKLGLPKTSAYDIVTTLAEMGMVNVTRGQKQKFTIGLMAYRIGVNYTNNLDFIGIIEPVLKAFSKEVGKTVFFGIPSDHHVVYICKFEPENPIITTATVGSKNPMYCTSLGKVILAYSSEEAREQMINRLKFIQFTERTIKNRGQLLEELKKVRERGYAFDAREMEEHMQCVGAPVFDRDGNVLGAISISSLYKPSDDYEALGQLVSRKGMEVSRLLGFLGKI; this is encoded by the coding sequence ATGAAACTAAATAGAACCACACAAAGAACCGTGGAGATCTTAAAGCTGATCTCCAGAACGTCCGAAGGGGCTACTTTGGATGATCTCTGCGAAAAGCTGGGCTTACCTAAGACCAGTGCCTACGATATCGTAACAACCCTTGCCGAAATGGGCATGGTAAATGTGACAAGGGGGCAGAAGCAAAAATTTACCATAGGCCTGATGGCCTACCGCATCGGCGTTAATTATACCAACAATCTGGATTTTATAGGAATTATTGAGCCGGTGCTTAAGGCTTTTTCAAAGGAAGTTGGAAAAACAGTGTTTTTTGGAATTCCCTCGGATCATCATGTGGTTTACATATGTAAGTTCGAACCGGAGAATCCTATTATTACCACAGCCACCGTTGGTTCGAAAAATCCCATGTACTGCACCTCGCTTGGAAAGGTGATTCTTGCCTACAGCAGCGAGGAGGCAAGGGAACAGATGATTAACCGGCTGAAATTCATACAATTTACGGAACGGACCATCAAAAACAGGGGACAGCTGCTTGAAGAACTGAAAAAGGTCCGGGAGAGAGGATATGCTTTTGACGCCAGGGAAATGGAGGAGCATATGCAGTGCGTGGGCGCACCGGTTTTTGACCGTGATGGAAACGTGCTGGGGGCCATCAGCATCTCCAGCCTATATAAACCTTCCGATGATTATGAGGCTTTGGGACAGCTGGTTTCAAGGAAGGGGATGGAGGTTTCCCGTTTGTTAGGATTTCTTGGAAAAATATAA
- the rsxE gene encoding electron transport complex subunit RsxE, translating to MNKKCMERLFNGIVKENPTFILMLGMCPTLAVTTSAVNGVGMGLSTTVVLLFSNMLISALRKIIPDRVRIPAYIVIVATLVTIVQLLLQAYVPSLYSALGIYIPLIVVNCIILGRAESYASKNGVIESTFDGIGMGLGFTIALTCIGLVRELLGSGAVFGQTIIPEDFHVAIFVLAPGAFFVLSILTALQNKFKAPSATNGSAPKSELACGGNCASCTGSSCMSNHEVLQARKKQMEEEASAARKAQAAKKEAEAKNAVSGKDE from the coding sequence ATGAACAAGAAATGTATGGAACGTCTGTTTAACGGTATTGTAAAAGAAAACCCGACCTTTATCCTGATGCTTGGTATGTGTCCGACACTGGCTGTTACCACATCAGCGGTGAACGGTGTAGGCATGGGGCTTTCCACGACCGTGGTGCTGTTGTTTTCCAATATGCTTATTTCTGCCCTTCGTAAGATCATTCCGGACCGGGTGAGGATCCCGGCATATATCGTTATCGTAGCGACCCTGGTTACGATCGTGCAGCTTCTGTTACAAGCCTATGTACCGAGCCTGTATTCTGCGCTGGGCATCTATATTCCCCTGATCGTGGTAAACTGTATCATTTTAGGCCGGGCAGAATCCTATGCTTCCAAGAACGGAGTAATAGAATCCACCTTTGATGGAATCGGCATGGGACTTGGCTTTACCATTGCTCTTACCTGTATCGGCCTTGTGCGTGAGCTGTTAGGCTCCGGTGCCGTGTTCGGGCAAACCATTATTCCGGAAGATTTCCATGTTGCTATTTTTGTTCTTGCCCCTGGTGCATTCTTTGTATTGTCTATTTTGACAGCACTTCAGAATAAGTTTAAAGCGCCTTCGGCAACCAACGGTTCTGCCCCGAAATCTGAATTAGCCTGCGGCGGCAACTGTGCTTCCTGCACCGGTTCCTCCTGCATGTCCAACCACGAGGTTCTTCAGGCCAGGAAAAAACAGATGGAAGAGGAGGCTTCGGCAGCAAGGAAAGCGCAGGCAGCAAAGAAGGAAGCAGAAGCAAAAAATGCAGTTTCCGGAAAAGATGAATAG
- a CDS encoding RnfABCDGE type electron transport complex subunit B, with protein sequence MVTGILLAAAIVGVIGILIGVFLGIASEKFKVEVDEKEILVRNELPGNNCGGCGYAGCDALAKAIALGQADVAACPVGGAAVAERISQIMGVSAGTAEKKVAFVKCKGTCDKTKVKYNYYGIDDCRMISAVPGSGEKACVYGCMGYGSCVKACEFDAIHVVDGVAVVDKEKCVACGKCVSACPNKLIDLVPYKSKHLVQCNSHDRGKDVKAKCDVGCIACMLCTKQCEFDAIHMDHNVAVIDYEKCTNCGKCAAKCPVKVIQ encoded by the coding sequence ATGGTAACAGGTATTCTGTTAGCGGCAGCCATTGTAGGTGTCATCGGTATATTAATCGGTGTGTTCCTTGGGATTGCCAGCGAAAAGTTTAAAGTAGAAGTAGATGAGAAAGAGATTCTTGTCCGTAATGAGCTTCCGGGAAATAACTGCGGCGGCTGCGGATATGCAGGCTGTGATGCCCTGGCAAAGGCCATTGCCTTAGGCCAGGCAGATGTTGCTGCCTGTCCCGTTGGCGGCGCGGCAGTAGCGGAGAGGATCAGCCAAATCATGGGCGTTTCGGCCGGTACCGCGGAAAAAAAGGTTGCTTTTGTAAAATGCAAAGGAACCTGTGATAAGACAAAGGTAAAGTACAATTATTACGGAATTGATGACTGCCGGATGATATCTGCGGTTCCCGGTTCCGGGGAAAAGGCCTGTGTCTATGGCTGTATGGGGTATGGTTCCTGCGTGAAGGCCTGTGAATTTGATGCCATTCATGTGGTGGACGGAGTGGCAGTGGTGGATAAGGAGAAATGCGTAGCCTGCGGCAAATGTGTCTCTGCCTGTCCAAACAAGCTGATTGACCTGGTTCCCTATAAGTCAAAGCATCTGGTTCAGTGCAATTCACATGACAGAGGCAAGGATGTGAAGGCAAAATGTGATGTTGGCTGTATCGCTTGTATGCTGTGTACGAAACAGTGTGAGTTCGATGCCATTCACATGGATCATAATGTTGCGGTCATTGATTATGAAAAATGTACCAACTGCGGGAAATGCGCCGCTAAATGTCCTGTAAAGGTCATACAGTAA
- a CDS encoding sugar kinase codes for MAKLVTMGEIMLRLSTPNNEKLIQADEFDVNYGGGEANVAVSLANYGHDVQFVTAVPKNPIGECAVAALRKYNVGTKHIARCGERLGIYFLETGSAMRASAVVYDRAHSSIATATAANFDFDEIFKDAEWFHFTGITPAVSDEAAELTEAALKAAKAHGVTVSVDLNFRKKLWSSEKAQKVMTNLMQYVDVCIGNEEDAEKVLGFKPGNTDVTSGELELQGYVDIFNQMIDKFNFKYVVSSLRESFSASDNGWSACIMDGATREFYHSKKYRVTPIVDRVGGGDSFAAGVICGLVDGKDFKGALEYAVAASALKHTIPGDFNLVTREDVETLAGGDGSGRVQR; via the coding sequence ATGGCAAAACTTGTGACCATGGGCGAGATCATGTTAAGATTATCTACCCCAAATAATGAAAAATTGATCCAGGCAGATGAGTTTGATGTAAACTATGGAGGCGGCGAAGCTAACGTAGCTGTTTCTCTGGCTAACTATGGACATGACGTACAGTTTGTGACAGCAGTTCCCAAGAACCCAATCGGCGAGTGTGCAGTAGCAGCTTTAAGAAAATACAACGTAGGAACAAAGCACATTGCAAGATGCGGAGAAAGACTTGGTATTTACTTTTTAGAGACAGGCTCCGCCATGAGAGCATCTGCTGTTGTATATGACAGAGCGCATTCCTCCATTGCAACCGCAACTGCAGCAAATTTTGACTTTGATGAGATCTTTAAAGATGCAGAATGGTTTCATTTCACAGGAATCACACCTGCTGTAAGCGATGAGGCGGCAGAGCTGACTGAGGCGGCTTTAAAGGCAGCCAAGGCTCACGGTGTAACCGTTTCAGTGGACTTAAACTTCCGTAAGAAATTATGGTCTTCTGAAAAGGCTCAGAAGGTTATGACGAACCTGATGCAGTACGTGGACGTATGTATCGGAAACGAAGAGGATGCAGAAAAGGTTCTTGGCTTTAAGCCAGGCAATACCGATGTAACTTCCGGCGAGCTGGAATTACAGGGTTATGTAGATATCTTCAATCAGATGATTGATAAGTTTAACTTCAAATATGTGGTCAGCTCCTTACGTGAGAGCTTCTCAGCTTCTGACAATGGCTGGTCTGCATGCATCATGGATGGTGCAACACGTGAATTCTATCATTCTAAAAAATACCGTGTCACTCCCATTGTAGACCGTGTAGGCGGCGGTGATTCCTTTGCAGCAGGCGTGATCTGCGGACTGGTTGACGGTAAGGATTTTAAGGGTGCCTTGGAATATGCGGTTGCAGCTTCCGCATTAAAGCACACCATCCCGGGAGACTTCAATCTGGTAACCAGAGAAGATGTGGAAACCTTGGCAGGGGGCGACGGCTCAGGACGTGTTCAGAGATAA
- a CDS encoding RnfABCDGE type electron transport complex subunit G — translation MKNGGYMKDAVILFLITLISGFLLGGAYQITKEPIAKATEAANQAAYKKVFPEAADFTMDDGMKAAVETCNTELLSQNFGKVSVDNALQAVDGSGTVLGYVITSRSDDSYGGTVKVSVGIKEDGTINGIEFLLISDTPGLGLKAKEPAFKGQYAGKTKESLTVTKSGNAGDGEINAISGATITSSAVTNAVNAALYYVHHSIER, via the coding sequence ATGAAAAATGGCGGATATATGAAAGATGCGGTAATTTTGTTCCTGATCACTTTGATTTCCGGCTTTTTGCTGGGCGGCGCTTATCAGATTACGAAAGAGCCCATTGCAAAGGCTACGGAGGCTGCGAATCAGGCTGCGTATAAAAAGGTATTTCCGGAAGCAGCTGATTTTACAATGGATGATGGAATGAAGGCAGCCGTGGAAACCTGTAACACAGAGCTGCTTTCCCAGAATTTCGGAAAAGTAAGCGTGGACAATGCCCTTCAGGCAGTGGATGGAAGCGGGACTGTCCTGGGATACGTGATTACTTCCCGTTCGGATGACAGCTACGGCGGGACTGTAAAGGTTTCCGTGGGTATTAAGGAAGACGGAACCATTAACGGCATTGAATTTCTGTTAATCAGTGATACTCCGGGTCTGGGCTTAAAGGCCAAGGAACCGGCATTTAAAGGCCAGTATGCAGGAAAGACCAAGGAATCCCTGACTGTAACCAAATCCGGCAATGCCGGTGACGGGGAGATCAATGCCATCAGCGGTGCAACTATTACATCAAGCGCGGTAACCAATGCAGTCAATGCCGCATTGTATTACGTGCATCACAGCATAGAACGGTAG